One window from the genome of Heptranchias perlo isolate sHepPer1 chromosome 22, sHepPer1.hap1, whole genome shotgun sequence encodes:
- the foxl3 gene encoding forkhead box L3 encodes MFDNSQYPYNCFNYDGDDYPPCSSDEEKKISRPAYSYIALIAMTIQQSPGNRVTLSGIYDFIMTKFPYYRSNQRAWQNSIRHNLSLNSCFVKVPRSEGNERGKGNFWTFASGCESMLDLFENGNYRRRRRRRNVKRLQKDHSNRGEEPQSPGPGAVDNLLQSVSYDGEKAVGSKTGQLASAIFFGNESPHRQPHATSPLQKADSEIKFSIDYILSAPDPLPGLRSQHNTQSNKLLLLDHQQLNLQFWTK; translated from the exons ATGTTTGATAATTCTCAATATCCTTACAACTGTTTTAATTACGACGGCGATGATTACCCGCCCTGTAGCTCTGACGAGGAGAAGAAGATCTCTAGGCCTGCCTACAG TTACATCGCCTTGATTGCAATGACCATCCAACAGAGTCCTGGCAACAGGGTGACGCTCTCCGGTATTTATGACTTTATCATGACAAAATTCCCTTACTACAGGTCAAATCAAAGAGCCTGGCAGAATTCGATACGACACAACCTCTCGCTTAACAGCTGCTTTGTGAAG GTTCCGAGGTCAGAAGGAAacgagagggggaaagggaacTTCTGGACGTTTGCGTCAGGCTGCGAGTCTATGCTCGATCTGTTCGAAAACGGGAATTaccgaaggaggaggaggaggaggaatgtaaAACGGCTCCAGAAAGATCACTCCAACAGAGGCGAAGAGCCCCAGTCTCCTGGGCCAGGAGCAGTAGACAACCTTTTGCAAAGTGTCTCCTACGACGGAGAGAAGGCGGTCGGTTCCAAGACTGGGCAACTGGCGTCCGCAATATTCTTTGGGAACGAAAGCCCCCACAGGCAGCCCCACGCCACCAGTCCACTGCAGAAAGCGGACTCAGAAATCAAATTTAGCATCGATTACATTCTGTCTGCCCCGGATCCCTTACCGGGACTCAGGTCTCAACACAACACGCAGAGTAACAAACTCCTGCTACTAGACCATCAGCAACTCAATCTACAGTTTTGGACAAAGTGA